The genomic segment ATTAACGGAGCTTAATGGGGTTAATAAAACGCAGGTCGTGTTAAGCAAGGATGAAGATATTCATATGGGGATAGGTGGCGGCAATTCGGGTTTATACAATGTATATGCGACTTTCGACAATGTATCTTTTTTTAATCTATTAGATTTATCAAAATCCGAAGATAAAATCATTCAACTTGTAACAGGAGGACAGAAAGGAGATTTTTCTGCGAATAATTGCGTTGATTTGGAAACTATGCTTAAAGCTGCTAAACTATTTGCGCTAGAAGGGGAAATTAATGATCGTTTAAATTGGCAGCATGTATAATGATTACGAGGTGATCTAACTTTGCCATCCAAAGACACGTATTCTATTGGCGAAGCGGCTAAAATAGTCGGTTCCACCGTTAAAACGATTCGGTATTACGATGAAATCGGGCTGATCAAGCCATCCCTTCATACAGAAGGAGGCCATCGCCTTTATATAGCAAAGGACTTATGGAGGCTGGAGCTAATCTCTACGCTTCGTTTCCTGAATTTTGAAATACCCGACATCCGCAAGCTGATGAGTGGGGAAATGGGTATGGATCAGGCGCTCGGCTTGCAGATTGAGGCGTTGGAAACCCAGGTAAATACGCTGAATGCCATGCTTTCGATCTTGCATCAGGCGAAGCAGCACGAAACCGAAACCCAAGCTTCCGGTGATACTAGGCAATCCCTTGGTTACGTATCAAGCCTAGTTGAGTCGCTTACGGCAAATGCTGAAAGGCGGAAACAATTCGTTTCCGCCAAAATGGATGAATCCCGTCTGCTGGAAGGCATTCCGCAGGAGTGGAGAGACTCTTTTTTGCATTTTTTCAATAAATATATAATGAAGGATACAAAGCTGTCGGCCCAACAAACGCTGGCCTGGAACGAGCTTCAGAAAATGATAGGTGATCCTGAGTATTTAGCTGATCTGGCTCGCTGCGAGCACCCCTTTTTCACAATGGTCCACCATCCGCAGGTGCAGGCGGAAACCTGGGTTAAGAAAATGGAGCAAATCCACGTCCGGGCTTCCGAAGCTTTGAAAAAACAGTGGCCAGCAGACAGCCCGGCGGTGCAAGCGATCATGTGGGATTATGTCTTCATTTATGCGGGCACGGAGCAAATAGATGATAATGAAGCTTTTTTTCAAAAACAGGCCCGATATATGCTCGATTCTGTTACGGAGCGCATTGTTCGATTTAATAAGCTATGCGCCAGCGTTAATCCAGAATGGGGCCAGATCGTAGAAGGTGTCACCTTGTTGCAGAGGGCGATGATTTTGAGGCTGGAACAGCTTGACCAACTTTGAACTCATAGTGTAGCTGCGGCAATCCGATTATCCTTGCTCCAGCGAAAAGGCAGGCTGATCTCCCGCCTCCCTGTTCAAATGCTTAAGCGGCAAACCTTTAAGGTAATGATTGAAAAAGTCGAGCGTAAACTCGTTCACCAGTTTGAATGTTCCGCTGACATCCACGCCTTGAGACCATTCCAGCAGTGGCGATACCAAATACAAATCCGAGAAGCTCAAATGCTTCGTATGGCTAAGCTTCATCCAGTAATTTCCTCCAGCAGTTACGGGCGCATACCGCGAATAAACTTCTTCATAATATTTTTCAACCTCAGGGCGGGTTGTCCCCATGTCAGCTATATATTCATCACTCATGGCACTTGTGCCGGCGACCGTTTCGTCAGCGCTTATCATGAGGAACGGCTTGCCGACACCTTGCGAAGGAATGCGCTTCTCGCCAAACAGCACCCCATCCATATTGATGC from the Paenibacillus sp. BIHB 4019 genome contains:
- a CDS encoding Imm1 family immunity protein → MFIKGLHFDNWVNGRDKGEFIQDQNQDQDLNWGMIEKILTELNGVNKTQVVLSKDEDIHMGIGGGNSGLYNVYATFDNVSFFNLLDLSKSEDKIIQLVTGGQKGDFSANNCVDLETMLKAAKLFALEGEINDRLNWQHV
- a CDS encoding MerR family transcriptional regulator; this encodes MPSKDTYSIGEAAKIVGSTVKTIRYYDEIGLIKPSLHTEGGHRLYIAKDLWRLELISTLRFLNFEIPDIRKLMSGEMGMDQALGLQIEALETQVNTLNAMLSILHQAKQHETETQASGDTRQSLGYVSSLVESLTANAERRKQFVSAKMDESRLLEGIPQEWRDSFLHFFNKYIMKDTKLSAQQTLAWNELQKMIGDPEYLADLARCEHPFFTMVHHPQVQAETWVKKMEQIHVRASEALKKQWPADSPAVQAIMWDYVFIYAGTEQIDDNEAFFQKQARYMLDSVTERIVRFNKLCASVNPEWGQIVEGVTLLQRAMILRLEQLDQL